The DNA region TGTCAAGCAGGTGATGCACCCAGTCATCCAGTACATTGGCTCCACCAACATTATGCACTGTACTTGGCAGTCGTCTGCCAACATAGGCTTACTCCAACTCGGCCCTCGTCCCCGGCAATTCCTCACAGACCAGCTTCGGTGTTGGCTTGATAGACGTTGGAGGCATCGAATGCAATCACATTGCCCTGCTTGTCCGTCATGGCTGCCGCCTGCACATCCACCACAGCCTCCTGGCGCTTGACAAGGCCGTCTAAACATATTCATGTCAGGTCATGACGCCAGATGCAGCACCGTGAATGAATCGTCGACTTACCATCAGAgctggccatggcagccGCGGCAAAAGCAAACAATGTGACGAATGAGAAGTGCATCTTGTGGCTTGTTGGTTGTGCGACTTATCAACTACTGTGTTCTGCAGGGTGCAAATAGGAACTCGTTtgtgtgtacgaagtaggctGTGGCAAGACTGAATCGTGGGTTGCTGGGACAGAGTGAAAGCACACAAACCACTGGTTCCAGAGGGGGCTCTCCGTATATGTAACCCCGCCCATGGTACAAATCACATCATCCTATCCATGGCCATGCTAACAAAGGCGGCCGCTTGTGTCCAGCTCCGGCTGGAGATCAGACAAGTCGTCTTGTCTTGACCCTTCCGAGCGCCACCCGGAGCGATGTGCAGCCGCAGCATGATTTCCAGGTTGAGACCGGGTCAAAAGCACCCCTTGCAGAGATGCAAAGGCAAGTCCGGCACGGGATACCGTAGGTACTTGCAAGCGCACACATACCGTAAGGAGCTacaaagtacttcgtacagtagGAACAGTCAAGGGGACGGGAAGCCCGGCAGCTTGGCAGCACAGTTTAATCCGAAGAAGCTTTCCATCGTTTCGCCGCATCCAGTACGGGGCGACAGGCAGATACGACCAGTGGCTGGGCGCTGAGCGCATGAATCCGGCAACAACGCTGAAACGGGGGCGTGTATCAAGTCCCCAGATTCCGGTGCCTGTTCGTGGGAAGATCAGACCGCTTGGCCCACGTTCCGGTCGCAGCTTTTGCTAGCTTTGCTGAACATGGCCGACAGCGTGGCGACCGTCCATCGTGGAAAGCTCCACGGCTCGAATCTTGAGACGGGACGACGCAGCTCCATCATCTGAACCCGAGGCATCGCCAGCAACGCGAAGAGTTGTTGAAAGGTGAGACAGGTACGAGCTGCTGGTTGGTGGAGAGTCGAGAACCTGgaaccgggggggggcggctcAAGCCTGCGTCGCTGTCGCGGGCTGGGAAGAATGAAAATGCGGCCCGCCCGCAGAGCTGGCACACCATTTGCCCGAATTAGCACGAGGGCTGCACACAAATCGGCACAACTACTTGTGCAAAGGGTTCGAATTGGGCGGCTGCACAACCTCAGCTCCGCTCTCATGCATCGCTCCTGATTTCGCCGCGTCGTGCATCCACCCACTCCACCTCATCGACGCCCATCCGCCAGGACCACCACCGCGGGGTATCGATGCCAGGTGGGGTGACGCACGCGAAGGGATGCGCCTCAGACCAAGCCAGCTGACGGCCAGGCTTCCTCCCCGCCCTCGACACTCAACTCGTCCTCGACTTCCGCGTTTCCCTCCCAGTCGTACCTTTGTCGTCGCCAGCACAACCATCTCGGTcctgcgtcgccgtgtcCTTGGGTGCTGTTCGCTGCCAGCCCCGCCTCGGTGAACAAGAAGATCTCCCGgacccccaccccctccaTGACCCCCCGTGTCCCGTCATGGCTTCCTCGGAACACTGCCTCATGTGcttcgaggcgctcgacgcccaccTGACTGACCGCAAGCCCCTGTCCCTCGACCGCGTGCAAACGTCGTGGGTCAGCTATGTGAGCTCcggcgccagctcgtcggcgacaccagcagcggctccgCTCAAGGACCCCAAcctccgccgcgtcgccgccgacaccgactccttctcgtcttcgtcgtcttcctcctccggctccttggcctccgcATCTACGCCGGCtacgtcgacctcgtcccttcccctcggcggcgccccagcaTCGACGCCCCTCTTCGTCACTTGGAACAcggtcgaggacgatggcgacaCCTCGCTGCGCGGCTGCATCGGCACCTTTGAAGCCCAGCCGCTGGCCATTGGTATTCCCGAGTATGCCGTAATTTCTGCGGTCCACGACTCGCGCTTCCCGCCCGTTACCCGTgccgagctgcccgagcTGCAGGCTGCCGTGACTCTCCTTACAGACTTCGAGGAGGTCGACGACCCGTACGACTGGGAGATTGGTACCCACGGCATCCGCCTCTCGTTCTACGACCGGGGCCGCCGCTACGGCGCGACGTACCTCCCCGATGTCGCAGCCGAGCAAGGCTGGACCAAAGACGAGACCCTCTTCAGCCTCATTCGCAAGGCCGGCTGGATGGGCAGCCGCAACAAGTGGAAGGACCTGGACCTCAAGGTGACGCGCTACCAGGGCAAAAAGCATAGCATGAACCACGCCGAGTACAAGAAATGGAAGGCTTGGGCCGCTTCCAACAAGCAGCAATGTTGATAGACATgtcggcgtggcggcgtTTGCATCTGATTTCCTACTCTACACTGGCTACGGCGCATGGTAAACGGaagggacgggacgggatCTCCGCCAGATGATGGCATTCGAGCTAGCTCATCTAATAAATACACGCAATGGACTGACTCCTTATCTTTACGTGCTACACTGCAAGTCATATTTTGTTGTTACTCCAAACCTAGTTAAGCATCGCTGCCGCTATTGGTAAGGAAAATATAGGCCATCGAGAAACTGTCCTCGAGAACACGTTCCACTTATCATTGCGTGatcgtcatcctcgccatGCCCGCGTACAATGCATTGTCTGCCCCTCGCTACAAGGCCTTCGTCACCCAACGGCATCCGATATCCCCAAAGCCCGTCGGCAAATGTCCTGCTCCCCAGCGCCAGAGCCGTTTCCATGGTGAATGTCAGAGACCTCAAGGTTATACATCCGTACCCTAAAcccgctgccctgccccagCCAGGCCTAAACCACGGCTTCGCAGTTTCCGACAGCATAGACGGAAACAAAAAAAAATTATTGACGGGAAGAAAGTTCGTAAATACATAGCTCGTACAGCCTGGCACAGGATGTCACCAGCACCGCAGCGTTCTCCAGAAACCACCAGGCCCACGGCTCAGGCGGTGTCCGGGCAGCCTTGGCCCGCGCAGGCGAGGCACACGCTTCTCGCCgactccgtcgccgccgatcccgccgctcccgtcgtcgtcgtcgtcgtggcccggaggcagcggcgtcagcggctTGGTCATGCCGCGGGCATTCATCTCTGTGTTGTCGAATatgcccatggcggcgaggcggcggcgctcaatCACCCGGCGGACAATGAGCGCGAAAGTCTCTTCGATATTgacctcgaggcgggcgctcGTCTCCATGAAGCCGcagccccggcggcgggcccacTCGAGCCCCTGCGCCGCGGGCACCTGCCTGCTCTCCTGAAGGTCGCACTTGTTACCGGCAACAATCTTGACGGGCGGGACCGtcttggcgccgccctcgccgccggcgtccaggccggccgcggtcACTATGTTGGACGGAGgcatgccggcgcggcgcgcgcgctcggcgtTATCGAGCCGCGTCTCAGACTCCATGTCGATGAGATCGTCAAAGTActgcagggcgtcgagggagTCGCGCGACGTGATGTCGTAGACAAGGAGGAACGCGTCCGCGCCCAGGTTTGAGGAGGCCCACATGCCGCGATATTCctcctggccggccgtgtcgGTCAAGGAGAGGTGATATGTGGCACCGTCGATGCGGCGCGTGACGCTGTACGAGTCCTCGATGGTGGGGTCATACTCGGAGGTCCACTGCGAGCGCACAAGGCGCAGCGTGATGGACGacttgccgcagccgccgtcgccgcataTGGTGATGGAGATGGGCACggcaggccgctgctgctgctgtgcttgctggtgttgttgttggttgTAATGACTGTCGCCatggttgtggtggtgataCTGCCCGAGGTgagccatggctgctgcttctAGAGAAGAGCCTTGCCGGCCTTTGACACTGGACGGGGACAGACGCCGCTAAAGAGGACGGGTGCGCGCACAATCAGACGagtccgcgccgtcgacgtgatTCGAGTCGTTGCGTCCCGGTTGGTTTCAGCCTCAGCACGGCCCCAACTGGtgaggcccgcgccgccgtgtgaTCCTACCCGATgaaccgacgacgagcccgcagCCAGATCAAGACCAGGCCTCTGTCTGGCACGCTCGCGCTGTCCGGGTCGTGTTGTCCCTGagcacgcgcgccgccagagTCCCACGTTAGGAGCGTTGTCGACGACTGGCTGACGGAGAGGATCGTCAATGCAAGCGGCGAaagccgggggaggggctcgctcgctgaTGATGGTCCTAGCCGACGCAGGGTCGAGGGTCGAGAACACCCAACCCTGCAGCTTCAGGAAGAACAAAAAGCTCTTGCTTTGCGCAGGTGCCTCGGAACGACGACgtcagcagcggcagtgcTGAAGTCTCAGCAAGGAGGATAAGAAGTCGCACGGGCCCTCTCCCGCGGGCGCCAGGTGAGTGATAATGGGCTGCTGGTGGAGGCGACGTTGCGCGACTGCGACAGAGGCTCCGCTAAACCACCTTGGCTAGGTAAGTAAATTGACGTCAAGACCAGACGACGTGCAGTCGGCCGATGGCAGCGGCTGGACGTCGGATCAGTCGCAGGTTTCAATGGTGCGAACAGGCAGGCaatcagtcagtcagtcggccagccagctgggGCCACCACAATCAAATAGGTAGTGGCCGCCTTCAGGTCAGGCTGGCGAATAATATAAGTGTCAAAGCACACCTGAACTCTCGATCCGCAGTCAGTCGTGGCGGCGTAGCGGGGCCCTTGGGTGGCAGTAGTTGGTGCCTGGTGCGTCCACTTCAGGAACTCAGGAGTCAGGGGTTGCTGGTAGGTAGTTCTCGGCGTGTAGGTAGTACCTCGTACGTAGTGCTACTACCTAACAAGACgcagggctgggctggacaATGGACAGGGGGGGCAGCCCTCCTAATATAATCatgagctgctgcttcgtACGAAAGGTCGGTCCCCGCAGATATAttggcgccgacggcaaaaGCGGCGACGCTGGGCATCAACCAGGCAGAGCACAACGGCGGGACGAGACGCTGCGATGCCACCGGTCAGCCTcgggccgcgcgcgccaagCAGTGcccgtaccgtaccgtaccgtaccgcACTCGTATGTGTGTGATTGCGACCTCGATGTAGGTATGGCACGACGGGGTGCGGCGCAGGAAAGGAGCGGGGAGAGCGCGCGTCGTGCATGTCAGCGACCCGGTGTCGATGTGATGAAGCGGCGCGTGCCGAGTATAAATGCGACCGAAGACAACACGCGGGCTTCGGGCGAGGGCAGCcgcggtgcgcgcgcgctcgcgcaagggggggaggagtgTGAACGGGGGAGACTCTGCTCTCAGAGGCAGCTCGTTGGCGTGTCCCGCCCTGCGTCGCGAGAGATCGCGTGAGGAGGAAGCAGAGAGAAGTTCCTTTTTTCTGAGGCTGCGCACCTCTGCCTCGTATATGACAGACGCGCGGTGGTGAGACCCGGCTAGGAGGCCTTGTTCGCCCTGCCCCCAGCAGACGAACAGCAGCAAGAAAACGAGACCTCTCTGAGGCACGAAGCCGAGTACCTGACTTTGTTGCTCCTGCGACGGTCGCACAGTTACCTGCTTTGTCTTGGGCGGGCCCTTTTGCGACATCGgtcgggggggggctctCTCGGGAGGAAGGGATGGAGGCTTGCGGGGCCGTTTAAGACAACCGATCAAGATGCCGCACCCGAGAGCCGTTGCGAAAAGGCAACGAACGAAAGTGAGCCTCCCACCTGATACGCGGACAACGTGCACGACGCCCCACAGAAAGGATAGATGACGGGCAGCCTCTCACCTCTGTCCTCGCACGCGGATGCGCCATGGCGGCTCGCACCAATGATGTGGCTGAGCGACGTCGCTCCACGGGCGGTGCTGCTCACTTACACGCCTCCAGTCCGTGGTGATGGGGAATAGGGAGGGGCCTGAAAGACGGAACCCGGCGAAGGAGGGGCTTACGGGGGCATCCATTGAGCCACGGCTGTTTCAACCAGCCTCGTTGTATACACgggcgatggatggctggcgcACCTGCTCTGCTTTCCTCTTTCTGCTTCAGAGGAGGACATGACAACGATGCGCCCGCACTCTGCCAGCAACAACGTCACGCCATGATCCAGGGTCCCTCATTTTGCAGCTCAAGGTGTATTAGATGAACTATAGCGCATGCATAATAAAAAGCCCGCAGCATCTTTTCAGAGATGCCAACCGACCCGCACCTCGTTGACATACATGCTAGTTATGTACGTGCCTACTTCGCACGTACTACCTTCAGACTCTCCCCGCATTTCCTAGTCGGGCGTTCGTTCGCCCCAGCGTGATGCAACCCGGGCACGGAGCACGCAGCGGCTCGACGAGCCCTGGCAGACGGTTGCGTTGCAGAAGGACTGTCACCGCAAAGgggtacgtacgaagtagtagcGATGGGTATCCTCCTCCTGTGCCCTGCCCGGCGCGGGTGGTGGGATCATCATGTCGGCACCTGCAGGCGCACCACCGGCGCATCTCCTCGGGTTTTTGCCAGGCTTGAATGCTCGGGCACGTATTTACGCATGGCACTTGGCGTACCAGACAGTGCGGGAAAAGGAAAGcgaaagggaaaaaaaaaaaaaagagcgCGCGGTATGCCCTCTGATGGGTGTCATCTCCGAGCGCATGCAGGTGACTTGCTTGGCGGGCGCCACGATcgggtcgtcgccgtgtctCTCgcgccacgcacgcacttGGAGTCTCACCTACTGATGCCATGTTCATGATTTTTTACcagagctgctgctctccaTAACAGGATGGTGGCTTCCATATTAGTAACGTGCTCAACGCGGACACAAggaccgcgcgcgcacgggcGCCTGTGCGCCGCGAGCGGCAGGCATTGGTGGTTGTGCTTGGGGGAGTCGTCGGAGCCGCTGTCGAAGCACGCACAGACCGACAGACCGACCGGGCTGCCGGTCCATCACTTGCAGCAGTGGGCTGCGGTCGGACGAGCCACAGCCCCAGGAGAAGGTCATTTGTTGTCGTCATAGTCCCCCGCTGCGTGCTTGCTTCTGAGCCGTCGTTAGCATGATTACTTGGTGCTGGTCTCGTCACAGTCACGCCGCTGCACCGCAGGCATAGGTTACGGGGTAGACGGAGATGCCATGGTAGTTACCTATGAATCAGCGAGTTTGGGGCAGCATGTGCAAGTGACGAGGGACGTGTGGCCGGTtgctgcccgcgcccgtcttATCCCCACCCATCGCATGCTTCCGTGCCGAATGACAACCCCCCAAATCTTAGGTTATAAGACGGCATCTGCCGCGCCTGCAGCATGCCATCCGTGGGTTCAATGGTGACAGACGACCGCCAATCTGGTGCTGCGAGCCACCATGCCGTCGGCTGCAGGGCACGTCGCCCGGCTGGGGGCCAAGCACCGCGTCGACTTCCCCTTTGCAGCAGGAAGGGCTCTTCGCTGCGACGGTGATtgcggtgctggtgccgcgcTTGTCTGGAGCGTTGCGACCCCAATATTCTGTGGGCGCCGTTGGAGCGCGCCGATGACTCTATGCATCCATCCCTACGAGGTACGAGGGTATACCTACTATCAAAATGGGTTGCCAAatgaggagggcggcgaaggcgccgtGCCGAACTTGCCACTACATTGCTTCAGCACGTAAAACGCCAATTCCCCCCGCTCATCAGGCTGCCAGAAGTCGAAACCGGCCCTTAGCAGTGCATCCCGCCCCAGCCCCTATGCGGCCTTTTCTTCGTGCGCCGCTGGggcgcaaaaaaaaaattgcAAAGTCTACCTACTACGCTCGTCCAATCCGGCAAAGACTCGGATGACGGCGGATacgcccgccgaggcccagccagccaaatGCTAACTCCGGCTCTTGTCATGCTCCTCGGTACGCATGTTCTTTCCATACCAAGGCTTCTCGTCCGGGGCAGGTCCCCCTCTAGTAGCCATGGACCCTTTTCCGCCGCTACTCCTCGAACCTCGACTCTTTTTCCCGCTCCATGTCGATGAGGGGCACATTTCCACCACCCCACCATCTCGCATACTACCAGATACTTCGTCCTTGACGACGCACGTTTCGTTACACTGCGGCAACCAAGGCACCGCCCTACCCTGCCCCGCGAGATGACCCCCTCGGCAATCAACGGGCACGCGACCAACGGGGCCAATGGTGCCAATGGGTCTGGTCCTCACCTGCGCAGGGCTGAAGAGCTCGACGATGTACGTTAAGCTGCGCTCCCTACCCCGTGGCTACCAGGAGTCGTTGCCCATCTGGCTAAACACAAATCTCACCATCTGCAGCTCATTGGCTCAGTGAGACAACTACTTGTTCCTTTTGTtcaagccgccgacgatgccgccgtcgaccgtGCGTCGGGTGACCTCCCCGTTGACGCCACTGGCCGGCCCCAGAATGTCCTCGTAGACACGcacgagcccgccgagctggcaGCCAAACTCAAGTTTATCCTGCCAGAGGAGGGACAGGGCAAggacggcctgctcgccggcatTGAAAAAGTGCTCCGGTACAGCGTCAACACCTGGGACCAGGGCTTTCTGGACAAGCTGTACGCCAGCAACACACCTGTAATCACCATCGCGCCCAAGCCCCATACCCCGTCTCGGACACAGCGTGCTCACTACCACAGGTGGGCGTAATTTCAGACCTCGTACTGTCCATCTTGAACACCAACGTGAGTCGAGTCCAATCGGGTCCATTCCGTGTCTCGCCCGCTGTCTGACCTGTCCCAGCTGCACGTCTACCAAGTCTCACCAGCTTTAACCGTGAtcgagaagacgacgggccgcgCCCTTGCCAACCGCTTCGGATTTACGGGTCCccttgccggcggcatcacctgtcagggcggcagctcctccaACCTCACCTCCCTAGTCGTCGCACGCAACGCCCTGTACCCGCACACCAAAGCCGCTGGGACTCGTGGACATGATTTTGTCGTCTTTACTAGCGCCCATGGCCACTACTCGGTCGAGAAGAGCGCCATGATctgcggcctcggcgagtCGAGCGTGTGCAAggtgcccgtcgacgacacggGTGCCATGCGCGCCGACAAGCTGCGCGAGTTGGTTGCACTCGCCAAAGAGCAGGGCAAGACGCCACTCTATGTCAATGCAACCGCAGGCTCCACGGTGAGAGGCTCGTATGACCCGTTCGAGGACATCTCCAGAATCTGCAAGGAGTTTGGCATGTGGATGCACATCGATGCTAGTTGGGGTGGACCGGTCGTCTTTTCCACGCAGCAGAGGTGGAAGCTCAGAGGCTCTCACCTAGCCGACTCCCTTACTGTCAACCCGCATAAGATGATGAACGCACCCACAACGTGTTCCTTTCTCCTCGGTCCAGACATGACCGTTTTCAACAAGGCCAACAGCACTACCGCCGGCTACCTCTTCcatgggggcggcgacgaggagataTGGGACCTGGCGGACCTGACGCTCCAgtgcggccggcggggcgATAGTCTCAAGGTTGCGCTCGCTTGGCTGTACTATGGTGCGAGTGGGTTTGAGCGGCACATCGACCATGCTTTCGATATGGCGTCGTACCTCTACGAGCTGCTCCAGCAGACGGGCGACTTCGTCATGCTGTCGAGCAACCCGCCACCATGCTTGCAAGTCTGCTTCTACCACGCCTCCGGTGGAAAGCTGGCAAacgacgccaccaccaacacgCAGCGGACGCAGACGATTGTCGAAAGACTGATCCAGCGCGGGTTCATGGTGGACTACGCTCCCGGAGACAAGGGCAGCTTTCTGCGAGTAGTGGTCAATGTGCAGACGCTCCCGACGACTGTTAAGgggctggccaaggccatACATGAAGTTGCAAAGCAAGTGTAAACATAGATATAGATCACAGTAGAGCCACGAACCGTCAGGATACGCATAGATGATATCAATTAGATGTTAAAGACATTTGCCACAACCTGATAAATGCTCCTGCAGTGTCTGAGTCTCGAAGACGAGCCGTGTCCGCGTTCCTGTGGAGGTGGGCGGTCTGGCCTTTTTTGggggcaaaggggggggCCGATAAGGATTCTTATCGGGTTGAAAAAAAAATTGGGAAACGTCCATTTCAACACCGCCATTGAACAGCACCCCACTGAGACAGCAGCCTCAGCTTCGGTGCACCACAGAATTGCAGCAACATGCCCAAGCCGCGAACAAAACGAAGCGCCGTccgcgaggagcgcaagcgcaagcgaCAAGATCAAGACGACTCGAACTACGAGACGAAGCGTCCGCGGCGGAGCGAGGACGAtgctgctgacgacgagACCGCGGGCTACGCAATTGATGGCGCGGGCCCGGGCGAGGCACAGCACGATGGCATCCTGGAGAAGGAGTTCTTCGGCATGCTCGCAGATGAGGAGCAGGAATACTTTCGACGTGCCGACGAAATGCTTGAATTGAACCAGTTCCcgaccgccgacgaccgcggcctcttcctcgagaGTGTCTATACTGAGGCCAAAGGCAAGGAACTCAAGCTCGCCAGCAGCCAGTCCTGCTCGCGTCTTATGGAGCGCCTTATCCAACTGTCGACCACGGCGCAGAAGAAGAGCCTCTTTGAGGCCTTTGGAGGCCACTTCCTCTCCCTCGTCCGTCATCGCTTTGCTAGCCACTGCTGCGAGGCACTATTCCTGCGCTCCGCGGGCGTGGTGACGCAGGAGTTGGCTGGCTACGTGGTGGACACCAAGAGAAAAGGTGCCGACCAGCAGGAGCCCGAGGCCTCCATGGAAAGCTTGTTTTTGGCCACGttggacgagctcgagggcagcTTGAGCTTCCTCATCACCGACCGCTTCGCATCGCACACCCTCCGCGTCCTGCTCCTCGTACTGTCCGGCCGacccctcgacgacgtgtcAGCGAAGACGCTCATgaagagcaagaagaaggaaaacATTTCAGTGGCGGggtccgcggccgcggatgAGCAGAATCAGGGTTTGCGAGCCGTCCCGGTGTCTTTCAACATGGCCATCCGAAAAATTGTCAGCGACTCGACCGCTGGCACGGACGCCACGGGTCTGCGCGTGCTGGCGAAGCACCCCATCGGAAACCCCACGCTGCAGCTTTTGCTCGAGCTCGATCTGTCGCTGAGCAAGTCTGAACAGAAATCGGACGACCAACATGTCTcgctcctgcagcagcttctgCCAGGCGCTCCGAAGTCGCTCGCGGACGGCTCTTCTGAAGCGTCTGAGTTCATCAATGGCATGATCTACGATCAGATCGGCTCGCGGCTCATTGAAACGCTGGTTGTCCAGTCTCCCGGCATCATCTTCAAGGCTCTCAATCACAGCATCTTTCTCCCCCGTATTCAAGGGTATGTCCGTAACGACATTGCTTCATACCCCGCTATCAAGTTTCTGGGCCGCCTGGGCAGGGATGATCTCGTCACAGCCGTCGAGCAGATCCTCCCGACGGTTCCTCAGCTCGTGTCCAAGTCCCGGTTCAACGTCCTCAATACTTTGTTCGAGCGCTGCGCAGCAAGAGGCGTGaacgacgaggtcaagaaACTCATGAAGGGCCTCAAGGAGGGTTGTGGaagccagcccgtcgacctGGTCACCAGTCTGTGCTGTCTGAGGGACGAGAAGGAAAAGATCAaggacgtcgagcagctcacGCGCAACCAGTATGCCATTCAGTCGCACGGCGCGAAGCTGCTCACTACCCTGTTATCCATCCCTGGTCCCTCCAAGGGCGTCCACGagtccctcctcgccctcccgcccgAACACCTCATTCGCCTCGCCACCACTTCCATGCCCACGGTGACGCTCCTCACAACTGCCTTgtcaacgcccgccgccaactcGCTATTCCAGAAGTCCCTCGTTAGCGCCTTAACGCCGCATACGTCCGACCTAGCCACCTCACAGTTCGGCCACAACCTCATCAATGCCATCGCGGGGGTGCCCAGCAAAGGCAAGGACCTGAGCGTGCCGTACCACCTCAAGGAGGCGGTCATGAATCAGCTCGGGGCccacgaggccgagctgcgggAGTCTTGGATGGGCCGCAGCgtctggaggagctggaagGGCGACATGTGGAAGACGCGTAGGGGAGACTGGAAGGGGTGGATAAAGGGAGCTGACCTGCCGCAACAAGCTCAGCAGCCTGTCGCCGCAACAAGAGGA from Purpureocillium takamizusanense chromosome 3, complete sequence includes:
- a CDS encoding uncharacterized protein (BUSCO:EOG09263ZSC~EggNog:ENOG503NUD2~COG:S), with product MASSEHCLMCFEALDAHLTDRKPLSLDRVQTSWVSYVSSGASSSATPAAAPLKDPNLRRVAADTDSFSSSSSSSSGSLASASTPATSTSSLPLGGAPASTPLFVTWNTVEDDGDTSLRGCIGTFEAQPLAIGIPEYAVISAVHDSRFPPVTRAELPELQAAVTLLTDFEEVDDPYDWEIGTHGIRLSFYDRGRRYGATYLPDVAAEQGWTKDETLFSLIRKAGWMGSRNKWKDLDLKVTRYQGKKHSMNHAEYKKWKAWAASNKQQC
- the NOP9 gene encoding Nucleolar protein 9 (COG:J~EggNog:ENOG503NV20~BUSCO:EOG09261BPJ) codes for the protein MPKPRTKRSAVREERKRKRQDQDDSNYETKRPRRSEDDAADDETAGYAIDGAGPGEAQHDGILEKEFFGMLADEEQEYFRRADEMLELNQFPTADDRGLFLESVYTEAKGKELKLASSQSCSRLMERLIQLSTTAQKKSLFEAFGGHFLSLVRHRFASHCCEALFLRSAGVVTQELAGYVVDTKRKGADQQEPEASMESLFLATLDELEGSLSFLITDRFASHTLRVLLLVLSGRPLDDVSAKTLMKSKKKENISVAGSAAADEQNQGLRAVPVSFNMAIRKIVSDSTAGTDATGLRVLAKHPIGNPTLQLLLELDLSLSKSEQKSDDQHVSLLQQLLPGAPKSLADGSSEASEFINGMIYDQIGSRLIETLVVQSPGIIFKALNHSIFLPRIQGYVRNDIASYPAIKFLGRLGRDDLVTAVEQILPTVPQLVSKSRFNVLNTLFERCAARGVNDEVKKLMKGLKEGCGSQPVDLVTSLCCLRDEKEKIKDVEQLTRNQYAIQSHGAKLLTTLLSIPGPSKGVHESLLALPPEHLIRLATTSMPTVTLLTTALSTPAANSLFQKSLVSALTPHTSDLATSQFGHNLINAIAGVPSKGKDLSVPYHLKEAVMNQLGAHEAELRESWMGRSVWRSWKGDMWKTRRGDWKGWIKGADLPQQAQQPVAATRGLHRIHTSRKDVAEDDEQVEMTELQDEAPSAMEVDAPEDMAPTQDETEEQKPRKEKKERKEKRDKKDKTEKANKEKKDKRGNKDKEGKEKKAKKSEK
- a CDS encoding uncharacterized protein (COG:S~EggNog:ENOG503NZ57) gives rise to the protein MAHLGQYHHHNHGDSHYNQQQHQQAQQQQRPAVPISITICGDGGCGKSSITLRLVRSQWTSEYDPTIEDSYSVTRRIDGATYHLSLTDTAGQEEYRGMWASSNLGADAFLLVYDITSRDSLDALQYFDDLIDMESETRLDNAERARRAGMPPSNIVTAAGLDAGGEGGAKTVPPVKIVAGNKCDLQESRQVPAAQGLEWARRRGCGFMETSARLEVNIEETFALIVRRVIERRRLAAMGIFDNTEMNARGMTKPLTPLPPGHDDDDDGSGGIGGDGVGEKRVPRLRGPRLPGHRLSRGPGGFWRTLRCW
- the GAD2_1 gene encoding Glutamate decarboxylase (COG:E~EggNog:ENOG503NVBV) — translated: MTPSAINGHATNGANGANGSGPHLRRAEELDDLIGSVRQLLVPFVQAADDAAVDRASGDLPVDATGRPQNVLVDTHEPAELAAKLKFILPEEGQGKDGLLAGIEKVLRYSVNTWDQGFLDKLYASNTPVGVISDLVLSILNTNLHVYQVSPALTVIEKTTGRALANRFGFTGPLAGGITCQGGSSSNLTSLVVARNALYPHTKAAGTRGHDFVVFTSAHGHYSVEKSAMICGLGESSVCKVPVDDTGAMRADKLRELVALAKEQGKTPLYVNATAGSTVRGSYDPFEDISRICKEFGMWMHIDASWGGPVVFSTQQRWKLRGSHLADSLTVNPHKMMNAPTTCSFLLGPDMTVFNKANSTTAGYLFHGGGDEEIWDLADLTLQCGRRGDSLKVALAWLYYGASGFERHIDHAFDMASYLYELLQQTGDFVMLSSNPPPCLQVCFYHASGGKLANDATTNTQRTQTIVERLIQRGFMVDYAPGDKGSFLRVVVNVQTLPTTVKGLAKAIHEVAKQV